A section of the Pseudovibrio sp. M1P-2-3 genome encodes:
- a CDS encoding hybrid sensor histidine kinase/response regulator has product MDDLLREFLTETNESLDVVDVELVKFEQDPNNASILDNIFRLVHTIKGTCGFLGLPRLEAIAHAAETLMGKFRDGVPVTPEAVSLILNSIDRIKDILTDLEMAEGVEPEGTDNDLISELERLSLSAEMGGELDQGFDEDEDPLLVQTLERPLRPGEVSLDELERAFQEADVEIELPSEEEPEEETALAPAEQTPAEPEKAAAPAQAKKPNGKGGQSVSNQSIRVAVETLENLMTMVSELVLTRNQLLEIVRRHEDSEFKVPLQRLSNVTAELQEGVMKTRMQPIGNAWQKLPRIVRDLSQELNKPIDLDMIGADTELDRQVLELIKDPLTHMIRNSADHGLEGPDERVAAGKPAKGTITLSAYHEGGHILIEVKDNGRGLNLERIKEKALGNGLTTEAELDKMSDHQIFKFIFAAGFSTAQSVTSVSGRGVGMDVVRNNVEQIGGSVDVRSIQGKGSTFIIKIPLTLAIVSTLIVESGGDRFAIPQMSVVELVRVQSNSEHKIERIKDRSVLRLRNKLLPLVHMSQLLGVKAEEDFDEEHGFIVVMQVGAQTFGVVVDAVFHTEEIVVKPMSSMLRNLTMFSGNTILGDGAVIMIIDPNGVAAAMASHGSSSMVEESVAEDDITAQDMDAPMSLLLFRAGTAEPKAVPLSLVTRLEEFEVSKIERSNYRDLVQYRGSLMPLVYIDEKLQRKEEGTQSMLVFSDLGRSMGLVVDEIVDIVEDRMQIEVASETPGVLGSAIIKGKATEIVDLGHFLPLAFDDWFARKEIHEAEASRDLLFIDDSAFFRNMLTPVLKAAGYKVTVCENAAAAFEVLEKGATFGAIVTDIEMPEISGFELCETLRRDNRFRNLPIIALSAVVTPSSIEKGRKAGFDDYVAKFDRPGLIASLKDVLTGEIEVAA; this is encoded by the coding sequence ATGGACGATCTTCTCAGAGAGTTTCTCACTGAGACTAATGAAAGTCTCGATGTTGTTGATGTTGAACTGGTCAAATTCGAGCAAGATCCCAACAATGCGAGTATTCTGGATAATATTTTTCGCTTGGTTCACACCATTAAGGGAACCTGCGGATTCCTTGGCCTGCCTCGTCTGGAAGCCATTGCGCATGCTGCGGAAACCCTTATGGGGAAATTCCGAGATGGGGTGCCGGTTACGCCTGAGGCTGTCTCGCTTATCTTGAATTCGATTGACCGCATTAAAGATATTCTCACAGATCTTGAAATGGCCGAGGGTGTTGAACCTGAAGGGACAGACAACGATCTGATCAGTGAGTTGGAGCGTCTTTCTCTTTCCGCCGAAATGGGAGGAGAGCTGGATCAAGGGTTTGACGAGGACGAAGATCCTCTTCTCGTGCAAACACTGGAGCGACCTCTTCGTCCCGGTGAAGTGTCCTTGGATGAGCTGGAGCGCGCCTTTCAGGAAGCTGACGTGGAAATTGAGCTGCCAAGTGAAGAGGAGCCTGAAGAAGAAACAGCTTTAGCCCCGGCAGAGCAAACACCAGCAGAGCCAGAGAAGGCCGCAGCCCCTGCCCAAGCGAAAAAGCCGAATGGCAAGGGTGGCCAAAGCGTTTCCAACCAGTCGATTCGCGTTGCTGTTGAGACTCTTGAAAACCTTATGACAATGGTTTCAGAGCTGGTTCTTACCCGTAACCAGCTTCTGGAAATCGTTCGCCGTCATGAGGACAGTGAATTCAAGGTGCCTTTGCAGCGTCTTTCCAATGTGACGGCCGAGCTGCAGGAAGGGGTTATGAAAACCCGCATGCAGCCCATTGGCAACGCATGGCAGAAGCTGCCGCGCATTGTGCGCGATCTCTCGCAGGAACTGAACAAGCCGATCGATCTTGACATGATTGGCGCTGACACCGAGCTGGACAGGCAAGTGCTTGAGCTGATCAAGGATCCGCTCACCCACATGATCCGCAACTCTGCGGACCACGGTCTGGAAGGGCCGGATGAGCGTGTTGCCGCCGGTAAACCGGCCAAGGGCACAATCACTCTTTCCGCATATCATGAAGGTGGCCATATCCTGATCGAGGTCAAGGATAACGGGCGCGGCCTGAACCTTGAGAGGATCAAGGAAAAAGCGCTGGGCAACGGCCTGACCACCGAGGCTGAACTGGACAAGATGTCTGATCACCAGATCTTCAAGTTCATTTTTGCCGCTGGCTTCTCCACCGCGCAGTCCGTCACCAGTGTGTCCGGTCGCGGCGTTGGAATGGATGTTGTGCGCAACAATGTGGAGCAGATCGGCGGGTCTGTGGATGTTCGCTCCATTCAGGGCAAGGGGTCTACATTTATCATCAAGATTCCGCTGACCCTTGCCATTGTATCCACCTTGATTGTGGAGAGTGGCGGCGACCGCTTCGCCATTCCGCAAATGTCTGTGGTGGAACTTGTGCGGGTTCAGTCCAATTCCGAGCACAAAATCGAGCGGATCAAGGATCGCTCTGTCTTGCGCCTGCGTAACAAGCTGTTGCCACTGGTGCACATGTCTCAGCTTCTGGGCGTAAAAGCCGAAGAGGACTTTGACGAAGAGCATGGCTTTATTGTTGTCATGCAGGTGGGTGCCCAGACCTTTGGTGTGGTTGTGGACGCAGTGTTCCATACAGAGGAAATCGTGGTCAAACCCATGTCCTCCATGCTGCGTAATCTGACCATGTTCTCGGGCAATACCATTTTGGGTGACGGGGCGGTGATCATGATTATCGACCCGAACGGCGTTGCAGCCGCAATGGCCAGCCATGGCTCCAGCTCTATGGTTGAAGAGAGTGTTGCAGAGGATGATATCACGGCTCAGGATATGGATGCGCCAATGTCGCTTCTCCTGTTCCGTGCCGGAACTGCAGAACCAAAAGCGGTTCCTCTGTCTCTTGTTACACGTCTGGAAGAGTTCGAAGTCTCGAAAATCGAACGCTCCAACTATCGCGATCTTGTCCAGTATCGTGGCTCGCTCATGCCACTTGTTTACATCGACGAGAAATTGCAGCGCAAAGAAGAGGGCACCCAGTCCATGCTGGTGTTCTCCGACCTCGGCCGCTCCATGGGCTTGGTTGTCGATGAAATCGTGGACATCGTGGAAGACCGGATGCAGATTGAAGTGGCTTCTGAAACGCCGGGAGTTCTTGGCTCTGCCATCATCAAGGGCAAGGCAACGGAAATTGTCGATCTGGGACACTTCCTGCCACTGGCGTTTGATGACTGGTTTGCGCGCAAGGAAATTCACGAGGCGGAAGCCTCCCGTGATCTCCTGTTCATTGATGACAGTGCCTTCTTCCGCAACATGCTGACCCCTGTTCTTAAAGCCGCCGGTTACAAGGTAACCGTATGCGAGAATGCAGCAGCCGCGTTTGAAGTGCTGGAGAAGGGAGCCACCTTCGGGGCCATCGTGACCGATATCGAAATGCCGGAGATCAGCGGCTTCGAGCTTTGCGAAACTTTGCGCCGTGATAACCGGTTCCGCAACCTTCCAATCATTGCCCTGTCAGCCGTTGTGACGCCGTCTTCCATCGAGAAGGGTAGAAAAGCGGGCTTTGACGATTATGTGGCCAAGTTTGACAGACCGGGACTGATTGCTTCCCTGAAAGACGTGTTAACCGGAGAAATCGAGGTGGCAGCATGA
- a CDS encoding response regulator: MKHCLVVDDSNVIRKVAKRILEDLNFTTSEAADGQKALDLCKESMPDAILLDWNMPVMDGLEFLTKLREEDGGDDPIVVFCTTENDVAHITKAIRAGANEYIMKPFDREIIEAKFQEVGLV; this comes from the coding sequence ATGAAACATTGCCTTGTTGTTGATGATTCAAACGTCATAAGAAAAGTGGCGAAACGAATTCTCGAGGACCTGAATTTTACCACCTCCGAGGCCGCAGATGGTCAAAAGGCGCTGGATCTTTGCAAGGAGAGTATGCCTGATGCCATTCTTCTGGACTGGAATATGCCGGTTATGGACGGGTTGGAATTCCTGACAAAGTTGCGTGAAGAGGACGGGGGCGATGATCCCATCGTCGTGTTCTGCACCACGGAAAATGATGTGGCCCACATTACCAAGGCCATTCGTGCCGGTGCCAACGAATATATCATGAAACCTTTTGACCGTGAGATTATAGAAGCCAAGTTCCAGGAAGTTGGTCTGGTTTAA
- a CDS encoding chemotaxis protein CheW, whose product MSNGHAIGAGETVQGSGETVQFVTVVIGGQLFGIPIAQVHDVFVPEKVTRVPLAPPEVEGVLNLRGRVVTAINMRRRLNLEPLANEEGMMAVGIEYKGESFGLVIDSVGEVLSLAKQEMEENPSNLDAHWAEISGGVHRLSGQLMVVLDVDRLLTSLIEPKAA is encoded by the coding sequence ATGAGTAATGGGCATGCAATAGGCGCTGGTGAAACAGTGCAGGGCTCAGGCGAAACTGTGCAGTTTGTGACTGTGGTTATTGGCGGGCAGCTGTTTGGTATACCGATCGCGCAGGTTCATGACGTATTTGTACCGGAAAAGGTCACCCGTGTGCCTTTGGCACCGCCAGAGGTGGAAGGGGTCCTGAACCTACGTGGCCGTGTTGTGACCGCAATCAACATGCGCCGACGGTTGAATTTGGAACCGTTGGCCAATGAAGAAGGCATGATGGCTGTTGGCATCGAGTACAAAGGTGAATCCTTTGGTCTCGTTATTGACTCCGTAGGTGAGGTCCTCAGTCTTGCAAAGCAGGAAATGGAAGAAAACCCCTCCAACCTCGATGCGCATTGGGCGGAAATTTCAGGCGGTGTACACCGTCTTTCCGGCCAGCTCATGGTGGTGTTGGATGTGGACAGACTTCTCACCTCGTTGATCGAGCCAAAAGCCGCCTAA
- a CDS encoding CheR family methyltransferase: protein MTPQDYEFLRTFLMSRSGLVLSDEKQYLVESRLVPIVRRREFSSLSELIGTLRKPGTRELQEDVVEAMTTNESFFFRDKTPFEHFKAEMLPAMLKSREARKRIRIWCAAASTGQEPYSLCMTLKEMKARTAGFNFDIVGTDLSKEVLEKARSGIYSQFEVQRGLPIQMLLKYFTQQEELWQIAPELRSMVQWKKMNLLDSFAGLGEFDIVFCRNVLIYFDQATKIEVLQKISRQMPADGYLVLGAAETVVGLTDCFEPVPNLRGLYRPKQSKQLGLSPIEQVRSRLNAIG, encoded by the coding sequence ATGACCCCTCAAGACTATGAGTTTTTGAGAACTTTTCTGATGAGCCGCTCCGGTCTGGTGCTCTCCGATGAAAAACAGTATCTGGTGGAAAGCCGCCTCGTTCCGATCGTCAGACGGCGGGAGTTCAGTTCCCTGTCAGAACTGATCGGCACGCTTCGTAAACCCGGTACACGGGAGCTGCAAGAAGATGTAGTGGAAGCCATGACGACTAACGAGTCGTTCTTCTTCCGCGATAAAACGCCTTTCGAGCACTTCAAGGCGGAAATGCTGCCTGCCATGCTGAAAAGCAGAGAGGCACGCAAGCGTATCCGAATCTGGTGCGCGGCAGCGTCTACGGGGCAAGAACCCTATTCTTTGTGCATGACCCTCAAGGAAATGAAGGCGAGAACCGCAGGCTTCAACTTCGATATTGTGGGTACTGACCTTTCAAAGGAAGTTCTGGAGAAAGCTCGCTCCGGCATTTACAGCCAGTTTGAAGTACAGCGCGGCCTGCCTATCCAGATGCTTTTGAAGTACTTCACCCAGCAAGAAGAGCTGTGGCAGATTGCACCGGAGCTGCGGTCCATGGTGCAGTGGAAGAAGATGAACCTTCTGGACAGCTTTGCAGGGCTCGGCGAGTTCGACATTGTCTTTTGCCGTAATGTTCTGATCTACTTTGATCAGGCAACGAAAATCGAAGTGTTGCAAAAGATCTCACGGCAAATGCCTGCGGACGGTTATCTGGTGCTGGGAGCTGCGGAAACCGTTGTGGGGCTGACAGATTGCTTTGAGCCTGTACCCAACTTACGCGGGCTGTACCGGCCCAAACAATCCAAGCAGCTCGGCTTGTCGCCGATCGAACAGGTACGCAGCCGCCTCAATGCCATAGGGTAG
- a CDS encoding DUF1134 domain-containing protein — protein sequence MKYSPRHTTGYLAAFLMVLAMVATTVSTASAQQATDQRTYSENDIVEAGHHFFGSISSGLAKVVEKAVQKYGEPNGYILGEEGSAAFFAGASYGEGQLFTRNAGTHTIFWQGPSIGWDMGGNGSRVMMLVYNLPNVDSMFKRYVGAKGSAYMVGGFGMQALSNSNVVVVPVRAGVGARLGVNMGYLKFTRTPTWNPF from the coding sequence ATGAAATACAGCCCCAGACACACGACTGGATACTTGGCAGCCTTCTTGATGGTGCTGGCGATGGTTGCCACAACCGTTTCCACCGCATCTGCGCAACAGGCAACAGACCAGCGCACTTATAGCGAGAATGATATTGTAGAAGCTGGACACCACTTTTTCGGGTCCATCTCTTCCGGTTTGGCGAAAGTGGTTGAAAAGGCCGTCCAGAAATATGGCGAGCCAAACGGGTACATTCTGGGCGAAGAAGGCTCAGCTGCCTTTTTTGCAGGTGCCAGCTACGGCGAAGGCCAGTTGTTTACGCGCAATGCAGGAACCCACACAATTTTCTGGCAAGGCCCATCCATCGGCTGGGACATGGGCGGCAATGGCAGCCGTGTGATGATGCTGGTTTATAACCTGCCCAACGTGGACAGCATGTTCAAGCGCTACGTGGGAGCCAAAGGTTCTGCTTACATGGTTGGCGGCTTTGGAATGCAGGCCCTTTCCAACAGCAATGTGGTTGTTGTGCCGGTGCGTGCCGGTGTTGGCGCCCGCCTTGGTGTGAATATGGGTTACCTGAAATTCACCCGTACACCTACATGGAACCCCTTCTGA
- the chpT gene encoding histidine phosphotransferase ChpT yields the protein MAVLEELSSLDLTALVASRVCHDIISPVGAITNGLEVLDEEGNEDMADFAMDLIRKSARQASAKLQFARLAFGAAGSAGSEIDLGDAHAVAAGFMENEKAELDWQLERILLPKNQVKLLLNLLLTINQCVPRGGVITVTSEGLNGQRMFKLVAKGKNARVAQVISSVLSGDAPERIDAHSVQPIYTRLLAKEEGLRLELTEKSDEITCIAHPIPTL from the coding sequence ATGGCTGTTTTAGAAGAACTCTCCTCCCTGGATCTCACTGCATTGGTTGCCAGTCGTGTGTGTCACGACATCATCAGCCCTGTTGGGGCCATCACCAATGGCCTTGAGGTCCTCGATGAGGAGGGCAACGAAGATATGGCCGACTTTGCAATGGATCTTATCCGCAAGTCGGCACGGCAAGCCTCTGCTAAACTGCAATTTGCCCGCCTTGCATTCGGGGCCGCAGGGTCAGCTGGTTCCGAAATTGACTTGGGAGACGCCCATGCAGTTGCCGCAGGTTTCATGGAAAACGAAAAGGCGGAGCTGGACTGGCAGCTGGAACGGATTCTTCTGCCAAAAAATCAGGTAAAACTTCTTTTAAATCTGTTGCTAACTATTAACCAATGCGTTCCTCGGGGCGGTGTCATTACGGTCACCAGTGAGGGTTTGAACGGCCAAAGGATGTTCAAACTGGTCGCAAAGGGGAAAAATGCAAGGGTCGCACAAGTGATTTCCAGTGTACTTTCCGGTGATGCTCCAGAAAGGATTGATGCGCATTCAGTTCAGCCTATCTATACGCGTTTGCTTGCGAAAGAAGAGGGCTTGAGGCTGGAGCTTACCGAAAAGTCTGATGAAATAACTTGCATCGCGCATCCAATCCCGACTTTATAG
- a CDS encoding protein-glutamate methylesterase/protein-glutamine glutaminase, with amino-acid sequence MLGTQRKTINSGASADASIKVMIVDDSAVIRGLISRWIQEDPDMQVVATHRNGKLATDDIEKSDPDVVILDIEMPVMDGLTALPLILAKKRGLTVIMASTLTRRNAEVSMRALSLGATDYVAKPESSSQAASSLDFRRELLQKVRSLGARKLRRASLRASSLPQRRMRAETTGLRPSAAPQNSYRLNPRLALQKAKAQHGDENYSLRSMSPVLPKVLAIGSSTGGPQALHSVLENMGPRVKSLPILITQHMPRTFTTILAEHLGKSVGIPAKEGEHEEPLKAGHIYVAPGGYHMRVGAKDGRAVVLLDETAPINFCRPSVDPLFESIAEVFGSGVLALVLTGMGADGSKGSVFIADKGGSVIAQDEESSVVWGMPGAAVKAGSCSEILPLDKIGPRLASIIGGKVR; translated from the coding sequence ATGCTTGGCACACAAAGAAAAACGATAAATTCCGGTGCCTCTGCTGATGCTTCAATCAAGGTTATGATTGTTGACGATTCCGCCGTCATCAGGGGATTGATCAGCAGATGGATTCAGGAAGATCCGGATATGCAGGTGGTTGCCACCCATCGAAATGGCAAATTGGCAACCGATGATATCGAAAAAAGTGATCCGGATGTGGTCATTCTGGATATTGAAATGCCGGTGATGGACGGGCTGACAGCTCTTCCTCTTATCCTTGCCAAGAAAAGGGGCCTCACCGTTATCATGGCCTCCACGCTGACCCGCCGCAACGCAGAAGTCAGCATGCGGGCGCTGTCTTTGGGGGCAACCGATTATGTGGCAAAGCCGGAAAGCTCCAGTCAGGCGGCCTCTTCTTTGGATTTTCGCCGCGAGCTTTTGCAAAAGGTCCGCTCACTTGGAGCACGCAAGCTCAGGCGTGCATCATTAAGGGCTTCGAGCCTGCCGCAACGGCGCATGAGAGCGGAGACAACAGGTCTTCGCCCCTCGGCTGCACCTCAGAATTCCTACCGCCTCAATCCGCGCCTTGCCTTGCAAAAGGCAAAGGCACAGCACGGCGATGAAAACTATTCGCTGCGTTCCATGTCTCCTGTTCTGCCCAAGGTGCTTGCCATTGGCAGTTCAACAGGCGGACCTCAGGCGCTGCATTCGGTTCTTGAGAACATGGGGCCAAGGGTTAAAAGCCTTCCCATTCTCATAACCCAGCATATGCCACGGACGTTCACGACCATTCTGGCTGAGCATCTTGGCAAGAGTGTGGGAATACCGGCCAAAGAGGGAGAACACGAGGAGCCGTTGAAAGCTGGCCACATCTATGTAGCCCCCGGTGGCTATCATATGCGTGTGGGTGCGAAAGACGGCCGGGCAGTTGTGTTGCTGGATGAAACGGCACCCATCAATTTCTGCCGGCCCTCTGTTGACCCGCTGTTTGAAAGTATTGCCGAAGTGTTCGGTTCCGGTGTCTTGGCATTGGTTCTCACTGGCATGGGAGCAGATGGTTCCAAAGGGTCCGTGTTTATTGCAGATAAGGGTGGCAGTGTGATTGCGCAGGACGAGGAAAGCAGTGTTGTGTGGGGTATGCCGGGAGCGGCAGTCAAGGCTGGAAGTTGCAGTGAAATCTTGCCGTTGGACAAAATCGGTCCCCGTCTTGCCAGCATTATAGGAGGGAAGGTCAGATGA